A single Anopheles funestus chromosome 2RL, idAnoFuneDA-416_04, whole genome shotgun sequence DNA region contains:
- the LOC125760819 gene encoding uncharacterized protein LOC125760819: protein MVWLVTALALTLMVLPRSTGVKHVDIFQQFNDGSYLENLKSASGPLDESDEEDIRTEQPMSCVEDVLPTDPLELHEKLENETVRPHEAVRNISQPNLAELFGKLKSGFFSVNLLQIGQHVRGVVASIKDRMQAYVADTRAKFEHHRHQTMNAVKRKVDEINEQIRNYFQNEFVEYRDVCLPDENHCMQLLHTQIDQYEHKLRTNVDECHDKLAEHLAKQRREIDEAQQLMKEPYSRMNNCLNRDAGFGRSFLACTGGAVANLAKLTTETMQSFANRMTHLSSVFTQRVNKFEKCVVQRRQLMQKNEREVSQKMKNCFRKQQSQPEAFF from the exons ATGGTCTGGTTAGTGACGGCACTAGCACTAACATTGATGGTGTTACCACGATCGACAGGTGTCAAACACGTCGACATATTCCAG CAATTTAACGATGGAAGCTATCTGGAGAATCTGAAATCTGCTAGCGGACCGCTGGACGAATCGGACGAGGAAGACATCCGAACTGAGCAGCCGATGAGCTGCGTGGAGGATGTACTGCCGACCGATCCTCTAGAGCTGCACGAGAAGCTCGAAAATGAAACAGTGCGACCGCACGAAGCAGTGCGCAACATATCACAACCTAATCTGGCTGAACTGTTCGGTAAGCTCAAATCGGGTTTCTTCAGTGTGAACCTCCTTCAGATCGGTCAACACGTCCGTGGTGTAGTAGCGAGCATAAAGGATCGCATGCAAGCATATGTCGCTGACACTAGGGCAAAATTTGAGCACCATCGTCATCAGACGATGAATGCCGTAAAGCGCAAAGTGGATGAGATAAACGAGCAGATCCGCAACTACTTCCAGAACGAGTTTGTGGAGTACCGCGATGTTTGTCTGCCGGACGAGAACCATTGCATGCAGCTGCTGCACACACAGATCGACCAGTACGAGCACAAGTTGCGCACGAACGTGGACGAATGCCATGACAAGCTAGCGGAACATTTGGCCAAGCAGCGGCGCGAGATAGACGAAGcgcaacagctgatgaagGAACCGTACAGCAGGATGAACAATTGTCTCAACCGAGATGCCGGGTTTGGGCGTAGCTTTCTTGCCTGTACCGGTGGTGCCGTTGCGAACCTAGCGAAACTGACCACGGAAACGATGCAATCGTTCGCAAACAGGATGACACACCTGTCCAGTGTGTTTACACAGCGCGTGAACAAGTTCGAAAAGTGCGTCGTCCAACGACGCCAGCTGATGCAGAAGAACGAACGAGAGGTGTCACAGAAGATGAAGAATTGCTTCAGGAAGCAACAGTCGCAACCGGAAGCCTTCTTCTGA